A single region of the Ancylobacter novellus DSM 506 genome encodes:
- the ndk gene encoding nucleoside-diphosphate kinase, with protein MALERTFSILKPDATKRNLTGAINAYIEKAGLRIVAQKRMLLTRGQAETFYAVHKERPFFGELVDFMISGPIVVQVLEGENAVAKYREVMGATNPANAAEGTIRKDFALSVGENSAHGSDSAENAQIEIAQFFSGNEIVG; from the coding sequence ATGGCGCTCGAGCGCACCTTTTCGATCCTCAAGCCCGACGCGACCAAGCGCAATCTCACGGGCGCCATCAACGCCTATATCGAGAAGGCGGGCCTGCGCATCGTCGCGCAGAAGCGCATGCTTCTGACCCGCGGCCAGGCCGAGACCTTCTACGCGGTGCACAAGGAGCGCCCCTTCTTCGGCGAGCTCGTCGACTTCATGATCTCCGGCCCCATCGTGGTGCAGGTGCTGGAAGGCGAGAACGCGGTCGCCAAGTATCGCGAAGTGATGGGCGCGACCAACCCGGCCAACGCGGCCGAGGGTACCATCCGCAAGGATTTCGCCCTCTCGGTCGGCGAGAATTCGGCGCATGGCTCGGACAGCGCCGAGAATGCCCAGATCGAGATCGCCCAGTTCTTCTCGGGCAACGAGATCGTCGGCTGA
- a CDS encoding TerC family protein, with protein MNYLEPLFWLALLKIIWINVLLSGDNAVVIAMACRSLPDRMRRTGMILGAAVAVGMRVVFTAIIAVLLGLPWLRIVGSLALLYIAVDLVLPEEGEEGGVAAHDSLWRAVGTIAVADLVMSLDNVVAIAAVADGNWTLIVIGLVISIPMIIAGAALIMSLLSRFPVLVWAGAALLGWVAGEMFVSDIKVLEYFGETVVHHFEYVAAALGAVLVVGIGWTLGRLRRTAHSAETH; from the coding sequence ATGAACTATCTTGAGCCGCTTTTCTGGCTGGCACTCCTGAAAATCATCTGGATCAACGTGCTGTTGTCGGGCGACAACGCCGTGGTCATCGCCATGGCCTGCCGGTCGCTTCCCGACCGCATGCGCCGTACCGGCATGATCCTCGGCGCCGCCGTCGCCGTCGGCATGCGCGTGGTGTTCACCGCCATCATCGCCGTGCTGCTCGGCCTGCCCTGGCTGCGCATCGTCGGCTCGCTGGCGCTGCTCTACATCGCGGTCGACCTGGTGCTGCCGGAAGAGGGCGAGGAGGGCGGCGTCGCCGCGCATGACAGCCTGTGGCGCGCGGTGGGCACCATTGCGGTCGCCGACCTGGTGATGAGCCTCGACAACGTCGTCGCCATCGCCGCGGTGGCGGACGGCAACTGGACGCTGATCGTGATCGGCCTCGTCATCTCGATCCCGATGATCATCGCCGGCGCGGCGCTGATCATGAGCCTGCTCTCGCGCTTCCCCGTCCTGGTCTGGGCCGGTGCGGCGTTGCTCGGCTGGGTCGCCGGCGAGATGTTCGTCTCCGATATCAAGGTGCTGGAGTATTTTGGCGAGACCGTCGTGCATCACTTCGAGTACGTCGCTGCGGCGCTCGGTGCGGTGCTGGTCGTGGGCATCGGCTGGACCCTGGGCCGGCTGCGCCGCACCGCGCATTCCGCGGAGACGCACTGA
- a CDS encoding TerC family protein: MDFTSPVFWVALLQIIWIDLLLSGDNAVVIALACRSLPEKQRKWGILLGAGAAVGLRILFALAVSFLLGVPFLKVVGALLLFWIAIKLVLDEGGEGHHVESADSLWKAVRTIAIADAVMSLDNVVAIAAAARGHAELFIFGLLLTIPLIIFGSQLILKLISRFPILVWFGAALLGWIAGEMLVSDKVALETMQGFSSDLVERIDDPEDPVGLKPSALPHYLAAVIGATFVVAFGWIVKSRRTEAPAH, from the coding sequence ATGGATTTCACGAGCCCTGTCTTCTGGGTCGCATTGCTCCAGATCATCTGGATCGACCTGCTGCTCTCCGGCGACAACGCGGTCGTCATCGCGCTTGCCTGCCGCTCGCTGCCGGAGAAGCAGCGCAAATGGGGCATCCTGCTGGGCGCCGGCGCGGCCGTCGGCCTGCGCATCCTGTTCGCCCTGGCAGTCTCCTTCCTGCTCGGCGTGCCCTTCCTCAAGGTCGTCGGCGCGCTGCTGCTGTTCTGGATCGCCATCAAGCTGGTGCTCGACGAGGGCGGCGAGGGTCATCACGTTGAGAGCGCGGACAGCCTCTGGAAGGCCGTGCGCACTATCGCCATCGCCGATGCCGTGATGAGCCTCGACAACGTGGTCGCCATCGCCGCCGCGGCGCGCGGCCATGCCGAGCTGTTCATCTTCGGCCTGCTGCTCACCATCCCGCTGATCATCTTCGGCTCGCAACTGATCCTGAAGCTGATCTCGCGCTTCCCGATCCTGGTCTGGTTCGGCGCGGCGCTGCTCGGCTGGATCGCCGGCGAGATGCTGGTGAGCGACAAGGTGGCGCTGGAGACCATGCAGGGCTTCTCCTCCGATCTGGTCGAGCGGATCGACGATCCGGAAGACCCGGTCGGCCTGAAGCCGTCCGCGCTGCCGCACTACCTTGCGGCGGTGATCGGCGCGACCTTCGTGGTTGCCTTCGGCTGGATCGTGAAGAGCCGCCGCACGGAAGCCCCGGCCCACTGA
- a CDS encoding molybdopterin-containing oxidoreductase family protein produces the protein MNQHTPVRTGYSACPHDCPSTCALEIDISGGRIGRVRGSRDNSFTAGVICAKVARYAERANHPDRLTQPLRRTGAKSEGAFAPISWDEALDEIAHRFREAEREHGSEAVWPYYYAGTMGLVMRDGINRLTHAKNYSRFFSSICVNPAWSGFLAGTGRLAGPDPREMAKSDLVVIWGTNPVSTQINVMAHATRARKERGAKIAVVDVYNSPTMEQADIPVLIRPGTDGALACAVMHVLFRDGFADRAYLNEFADDSAGLESHLQERTPEWAAAITGMPADEIEAFAQAIGRTPKTFIRAGYGFTRSRNGAVAMHAVSCIPTVTGAWKHEGGGAFHSNSAIYRWNKRMVEGRDIKVTSRELDQSRIGDILTGDPEALLGGPPVTAMLIQNTNPVSIAPDQEKVRRGFAREDLFVAVHEQFMTETARMADIVLPATMFTEHDDLYQGGGNQYVILGPKLVEPLGECRTNHEVICALAERLGAEHQGFQMSPREHIDWMLQATGRGTVEELEEKRFLDIQPDFETAHYLKGFAWPDGKFRLRPDWAKVPFSAPGRFGPHTAMPEWPDHWAVIEEATEEYPFRLVTSPARSFLNSSFTETPGSLNREKRPELMIHPEDAVALGVEEGGLVRVASPRGEVLLHAKLFDGLRRGVVVAESIWPNRAHQDGRGINSLTGADPVAPFGGAALHDNRVRIGKA, from the coding sequence ATGAATCAGCATACGCCTGTCCGTACCGGCTATTCCGCCTGCCCGCATGACTGCCCCTCGACCTGCGCGCTGGAGATCGACATCTCCGGCGGGCGTATCGGGCGCGTGCGCGGCTCGCGTGACAACTCCTTCACCGCCGGCGTCATCTGCGCCAAGGTCGCCCGCTATGCCGAGCGCGCGAACCATCCCGACCGGTTGACGCAGCCGCTGCGCCGCACGGGCGCGAAGAGCGAGGGCGCCTTCGCGCCCATCTCCTGGGACGAGGCGCTGGATGAGATCGCGCACCGCTTCCGCGAGGCCGAGCGGGAGCACGGTTCCGAGGCGGTGTGGCCCTATTATTATGCCGGCACCATGGGGCTGGTGATGCGCGACGGCATCAACCGGTTGACCCACGCCAAGAACTATTCGCGTTTCTTCTCCTCGATCTGCGTCAACCCGGCCTGGAGCGGCTTCCTCGCCGGCACCGGCCGGCTTGCCGGCCCGGACCCGCGCGAGATGGCGAAATCCGACCTCGTGGTGATCTGGGGTACCAACCCGGTCTCCACCCAGATCAACGTGATGGCCCACGCCACCCGCGCCCGGAAGGAGCGCGGGGCGAAGATCGCGGTCGTCGACGTCTACAACTCCCCGACCATGGAGCAGGCCGACATCCCGGTGCTGATCCGCCCCGGCACGGATGGCGCGTTGGCCTGCGCGGTCATGCATGTCCTGTTCAGGGACGGCTTCGCCGACCGTGCCTATCTCAATGAATTTGCTGACGATTCCGCCGGTCTTGAATCACATCTTCAAGAACGCACGCCGGAATGGGCGGCGGCCATCACCGGCATGCCGGCAGACGAGATTGAAGCCTTCGCGCAAGCCATTGGCCGGACTCCGAAAACCTTCATCCGCGCCGGCTACGGCTTCACCCGCTCGCGCAACGGCGCGGTGGCGATGCATGCGGTGAGCTGCATTCCGACCGTTACCGGCGCGTGGAAGCACGAGGGCGGCGGCGCCTTCCATTCCAACAGCGCGATCTACCGCTGGAACAAGCGGATGGTGGAGGGGCGGGACATCAAGGTCACCTCCCGCGAGCTCGACCAGTCGCGCATCGGCGACATCCTCACCGGCGATCCGGAGGCGCTGCTCGGCGGGCCGCCGGTGACGGCCATGCTGATCCAGAACACCAACCCGGTCTCCATCGCCCCGGACCAGGAGAAGGTGCGGCGCGGCTTTGCCCGCGAGGACCTGTTCGTCGCCGTGCACGAGCAGTTCATGACCGAGACTGCGCGCATGGCCGACATCGTGCTGCCGGCGACCATGTTCACCGAGCATGACGACCTCTATCAGGGCGGCGGCAACCAATATGTCATCCTCGGCCCCAAGCTGGTCGAGCCGCTGGGCGAGTGCCGCACCAATCACGAGGTGATCTGCGCGCTGGCCGAGCGCCTCGGCGCCGAGCATCAGGGCTTCCAGATGAGCCCGCGTGAGCACATCGACTGGATGCTGCAGGCGACCGGGCGCGGCACGGTGGAGGAACTGGAGGAGAAGCGCTTCCTCGACATCCAGCCGGATTTCGAGACGGCGCATTATCTCAAGGGCTTCGCCTGGCCGGACGGCAAGTTCCGGCTGAGGCCCGACTGGGCCAAGGTACCGTTCTCCGCGCCCGGTCGCTTCGGGCCGCACACGGCGATGCCGGAATGGCCGGACCACTGGGCGGTGATCGAGGAGGCGACAGAGGAGTATCCCTTCCGCCTCGTGACCTCGCCGGCGCGTTCCTTCCTCAATTCCAGCTTCACCGAGACGCCGGGCTCGCTCAATCGCGAGAAGCGCCCGGAATTGATGATCCATCCCGAAGACGCCGTGGCGCTCGGCGTGGAGGAGGGGGGGCTGGTGCGCGTCGCCAGCCCGCGCGGCGAGGTGCTGCTGCACGCAAAACTGTTCGACGGGCTGCGGCGCGGCGTGGTGGTGGCGGAATCGATCTGGCCGAACAGGGCGCATCAGGACGGGCGCGGCATCAACAGTCTCACTGGCGCCGACCCCGTCGCCCCGTTCGGCGGCGCCGCGCTGCACGACAACAGGGTGCGGATCGGGAAGGCGTGA
- a CDS encoding cyclase family protein — MGGTRPSRIVDLSKEIAENPDDPIFMRVKVKHHAHGRARWLVRILGLPFRLFPKDFAGWADDTITRMGVHATTHIDAPWHYGPTDAEGRTLPTIEEMPMELMFGPGVVFDMTHKADGEEIGVADLESALAASGATLGEGTIALIRTGRDVLQGTRDYWKRGTGMSPAATEWLIDRGIKVMGIDQWGWDLPFHHQIRRSKEEGREDLFWAGHLVGRRKPYWHIEQLRGLDALPAHGFDVAVFPLRLKGASAAPARVVAFLYD; from the coding sequence ATGGGTGGAACCCGGCCGTCGCGTATCGTCGATCTCTCGAAGGAAATTGCCGAGAATCCCGACGACCCGATATTCATGCGGGTCAAGGTGAAGCACCACGCGCATGGCCGCGCACGCTGGCTGGTGCGCATCCTTGGCCTGCCGTTCCGGCTGTTCCCGAAGGATTTCGCCGGCTGGGCCGACGACACCATCACCCGTATGGGCGTGCACGCCACCACCCATATCGATGCCCCCTGGCATTACGGCCCGACGGACGCTGAGGGCCGGACGCTGCCGACCATCGAGGAGATGCCAATGGAGCTGATGTTCGGCCCGGGCGTCGTCTTCGACATGACCCACAAAGCCGATGGCGAGGAGATCGGCGTCGCCGACCTCGAATCCGCGCTGGCCGCGAGCGGCGCTACGCTCGGGGAGGGAACCATCGCCCTCATCCGCACCGGGCGCGACGTGCTGCAGGGGACGCGCGACTACTGGAAGCGCGGCACCGGCATGAGCCCGGCCGCCACCGAATGGCTGATCGACCGCGGCATCAAGGTGATGGGTATCGACCAGTGGGGCTGGGACCTGCCGTTCCATCACCAGATCCGCCGCAGCAAGGAAGAGGGGCGGGAGGATCTGTTCTGGGCCGGCCATCTCGTCGGCCGGCGCAAGCCCTATTGGCATATCGAGCAATTACGGGGGCTGGATGCGCTCCCTGCCCACGGCTTCGACGTCGCCGTCTTCCCGCTGCGCCTGAAGGGCGCCTCGGCGGCGCCGGCGCGCGTGGTCGCGTTTCTCTACGACTAG
- the purN gene encoding phosphoribosylglycinamide formyltransferase has protein sequence MTAPSPSTRSSDEGRAVTKPRVAILISGRGSNMMSLIEAASRPGFPAEIALVLSNRPDAHGLARAQAAGIAARSLDHKGFADRASFDAALDALLVEEQIDLVCLAGFMRLLTAPFVETWAGRMINIHPALLPSFKGLHTHERALEEGVKIHGCTVHFVTPEMDVGPIIMQAAVPVLEGDTPDSLGARVLAQEHVIYPAALRLVCEGRARLEGGRVVIDEFEIAPPALIVPPAG, from the coding sequence ATGACGGCACCCTCGCCCTCGACAAGAAGCTCTGACGAGGGACGGGCGGTGACCAAGCCCCGCGTGGCGATCCTCATCTCCGGCCGCGGCTCCAACATGATGTCGCTGATCGAGGCGGCGAGCCGGCCGGGCTTCCCGGCGGAGATCGCGCTCGTCCTCTCCAACCGCCCCGACGCGCACGGCCTCGCCCGGGCACAGGCCGCGGGCATCGCCGCCCGCAGCCTCGACCACAAGGGTTTTGCCGACCGCGCGAGCTTCGACGCGGCGCTCGACGCGTTGCTGGTGGAGGAGCAGATCGACCTCGTCTGCCTCGCCGGCTTCATGCGGCTGCTGACCGCGCCCTTCGTCGAGACCTGGGCGGGCCGGATGATCAACATCCACCCCGCGCTGCTGCCGAGCTTCAAGGGCCTGCACACGCATGAGCGGGCGCTGGAAGAAGGCGTGAAGATCCACGGCTGTACCGTGCATTTCGTCACGCCGGAGATGGATGTCGGCCCGATCATCATGCAGGCCGCCGTGCCGGTGCTGGAGGGCGATACGCCGGACAGTCTCGGCGCCCGCGTGCTGGCGCAGGAGCATGTGATCTACCCGGCGGCGCTGCGCCTCGTCTGCGAGGGCCGGGCGAGGCTGGAGGGCGGGCGCGTCGTCATCGACGAGTTCGAGATCGCCCCACCCGCGCTGATCGTGCCGCCGGCGGGCTAG
- the purM gene encoding phosphoribosylformylglycinamidine cyclo-ligase: MSGTEKGLSYRDAGVDIDAGNRLVDLIKPLVKATRRPGADAEIGGFGGVFDPKAAGFKDPLIVATTDGVGTKLKIAIETGRHETIGIDLVAMCVNDLVVQGAEPLFFLDYFATGKLAPDVGATIVAGIARGCAEAGCALIGGETAEMPGMYADGDYDLAGFSVGAVERGHLLPSPNVRPGDVLLGLASSGVHSNGYSLVRRIVERSGLAWDAPAPFAPSSSLGEALLTPTRLYVKSSLAAIRSTGKVKALAHITGGGLTENLPRVLPKHTIGRINLSGLCVPPVFRWLAQAGGVEAEEMLRAFNCGIGMVVVCAPEDAETVADAFADGGEEVIHLGAVEPGEGKARTVYDGTLALDKKL; encoded by the coding sequence ATGAGCGGTACGGAAAAGGGCCTCAGCTATCGCGATGCGGGCGTCGACATCGACGCCGGCAACCGGCTGGTCGATCTCATCAAGCCGCTGGTCAAGGCCACCCGCCGGCCCGGCGCCGACGCCGAGATCGGCGGCTTCGGCGGCGTGTTCGATCCCAAGGCCGCCGGCTTCAAGGACCCGCTGATCGTCGCCACCACGGACGGCGTCGGCACCAAGCTGAAGATCGCCATCGAGACCGGCCGGCACGAGACCATCGGCATCGACCTCGTGGCCATGTGCGTCAACGACCTCGTGGTGCAGGGCGCCGAGCCGCTGTTCTTCCTCGACTATTTCGCCACCGGCAAGCTGGCGCCCGACGTCGGCGCCACCATCGTCGCCGGCATCGCCCGCGGCTGCGCGGAAGCGGGCTGCGCGCTGATCGGCGGCGAGACCGCCGAGATGCCCGGCATGTATGCCGATGGCGACTACGATCTCGCCGGCTTCTCCGTTGGTGCTGTGGAGCGCGGCCATCTCCTGCCTTCGCCGAATGTGCGACCCGGCGACGTGCTGCTCGGCCTCGCCTCCTCCGGCGTGCATTCCAACGGCTATTCGCTGGTACGCCGCATCGTCGAGCGCTCGGGCCTCGCCTGGGACGCCCCTGCGCCTTTCGCGCCTTCAAGCTCGCTCGGCGAGGCGCTGCTGACCCCGACCCGGCTCTATGTGAAATCCTCGCTGGCGGCGATCCGCAGCACCGGCAAGGTGAAGGCGCTCGCCCACATCACCGGTGGCGGCCTGACCGAGAACCTACCGCGCGTGCTGCCCAAGCACACGATCGGCCGCATCAACCTCTCCGGCCTCTGCGTGCCGCCGGTGTTCCGCTGGCTGGCGCAGGCCGGCGGCGTCGAGGCCGAGGAGATGCTGCGCGCCTTCAACTGCGGCATCGGCATGGTGGTGGTCTGCGCCCCCGAGGATGCCGAGACGGTGGCCGACGCCTTTGCCGATGGCGGCGAGGAGGTGATCCATCTCGGTGCCGTCGAGCCCGGCGAAGGCAAGGCGCGCACCGTCTATGACGGCACCCTCGCCCTCGACAAGAAGCTCTGA
- a CDS encoding benzoate/H(+) symporter BenE family transporter, with product MHSPRTSSPRVTVSLVTSGVVAALVGFGGTLPLIVSAAQAVGATPGQISSGVIGLCLSMALTTAWLGWRHRMPIIAAWSTPGGALIAGSHGLTIETVVAAYLLAGLLLLVTAAVKPLGTLVQRLPVAIAAAMLAGVLFRFCIAVFTAGQADPLLVLPLVLIFLVARRISPFGGVLAVLVIGIALAFFLGRVGPLPAELPLPSLEFIVPRLDLQSLIGVGVPLYIVTMASQNLPGFAVLQAAGYRPPTQSILALTAIASLVTAPFGSLTSNLAAITASICTGPDAHPDPTKRWLTTPFYALTYVVLAACGAFMVALIAALPAGLVAAFAGLALLGPLVNALATSMGDTAKRFPAVLTLAVTASGMTLFDIGSAFWGLAAGLIALGIEHAGARRKAA from the coding sequence ATGCACTCTCCCCGAACCTCTTCGCCGAGGGTCACCGTCTCCCTCGTCACCTCCGGCGTCGTCGCCGCGCTGGTCGGCTTCGGCGGCACCCTGCCGCTGATCGTCTCCGCCGCGCAGGCAGTGGGCGCCACGCCCGGCCAGATCTCCTCGGGCGTGATCGGCCTGTGCCTGTCCATGGCGCTGACGACGGCCTGGCTCGGCTGGCGCCACCGCATGCCGATCATCGCCGCCTGGTCGACGCCCGGCGGCGCGCTGATCGCCGGCTCGCACGGGCTCACCATCGAGACGGTCGTCGCCGCCTATCTGCTGGCCGGCCTGCTGCTCTTGGTCACCGCGGCGGTGAAGCCGCTCGGCACGCTGGTGCAGCGCCTGCCGGTCGCCATCGCCGCCGCCATGCTGGCGGGCGTGCTGTTCCGCTTCTGCATCGCCGTGTTCACCGCCGGGCAGGCCGACCCGCTGCTGGTGCTGCCACTGGTGCTGATCTTCCTGGTCGCGCGGCGCATCAGCCCGTTCGGCGGGGTGCTGGCGGTGCTGGTCATCGGCATCGCGCTGGCCTTCTTCCTCGGCCGGGTCGGTCCCCTGCCCGCCGAACTGCCGCTGCCGTCGCTGGAATTCATCGTGCCGCGCCTCGACCTGCAATCGCTGATCGGCGTCGGCGTACCGCTCTACATCGTCACCATGGCCTCGCAAAACCTGCCGGGCTTCGCCGTGCTGCAGGCCGCCGGCTACCGGCCGCCGACGCAGTCGATCCTCGCCCTGACGGCAATCGCGTCACTGGTGACCGCGCCCTTCGGTTCGCTCACCTCGAACCTCGCCGCCATCACCGCCTCGATCTGCACCGGGCCGGACGCGCATCCCGATCCGACCAAGCGCTGGCTCACCACGCCCTTCTACGCGCTGACCTACGTCGTGCTGGCGGCGTGCGGGGCCTTCATGGTGGCGCTGATCGCCGCCCTGCCGGCCGGTCTGGTCGCCGCCTTTGCCGGGCTCGCGCTACTGGGACCGCTGGTCAACGCGCTCGCGACCTCGATGGGCGACACGGCCAAGCGCTTCCCCGCCGTGCTGACGCTGGCGGTGACGGCTTCCGGCATGACGCTTTTCGATATCGGCTCGGCCTTCTGGGGTCTCGCCGCCGGGCTGATCGCGCTCGGCATCGAGCATGCCGGCGCGCGCCGGAAGGCGGCCTGA
- a CDS encoding AI-2E family transporter, whose translation MAWHKQVTFWLTVLAAVIAASWLLSSVLLPFVAGLALAYFLNPVTTRLEKWGVNRLAASLVAIALTLLIGILLMLLVVPIFGSQLAAFIQRLPDYIVRLQNMITSEEKTATWLRDLVGDNMPSIQQGLNELVSQGATYMLTLIQSLWTGGQALISLFSLLVITPVVAFYILNDWNHMVEKVDSWLPVKNRPVIRGLARQMDRAIAGFVRGQSLVCLILGSFYAISLSMTGLNFGFVIGFISGIITFIPYVGSLTGLVLAAGVAIVQFFPDYSMIGLVIGIFVFGQFIEGYILSPKLVGDSVGLHPVWLMFALLAFGYLLGFLGLLLAVPLAAAVGVLMRFAIERYLDSPLYTGEDEPSGAPPAPVEPAPQAQAR comes from the coding sequence ATGGCCTGGCACAAGCAGGTGACCTTCTGGCTGACGGTGCTCGCTGCCGTCATCGCGGCCTCCTGGCTGCTGTCGAGCGTGCTGCTGCCGTTCGTCGCCGGCCTGGCGCTGGCCTATTTCCTCAACCCGGTGACCACCCGGCTGGAGAAATGGGGCGTCAACCGGCTCGCTGCCTCGCTGGTCGCCATCGCCCTGACGTTGCTCATCGGCATCTTGCTGATGCTGCTGGTGGTGCCGATCTTCGGTTCGCAGCTCGCCGCCTTCATCCAGCGGCTGCCGGACTACATCGTCCGGCTGCAGAACATGATCACCAGTGAGGAGAAGACCGCGACCTGGCTGCGCGACCTCGTCGGCGACAACATGCCGAGCATCCAGCAGGGCCTGAACGAGCTGGTGTCGCAAGGCGCCACCTACATGCTCACCCTGATCCAGTCGCTATGGACCGGCGGGCAGGCGCTGATCTCGCTGTTCTCGCTGCTGGTCATCACCCCGGTGGTGGCCTTCTACATCCTCAACGACTGGAACCACATGGTGGAGAAGGTCGATTCCTGGCTGCCGGTGAAGAACCGCCCGGTCATACGCGGACTCGCCCGCCAGATGGACCGCGCCATCGCCGGCTTCGTGCGCGGCCAGTCGCTGGTGTGCCTCATTCTCGGCAGCTTCTATGCCATCAGCCTGTCCATGACCGGGCTGAACTTCGGCTTCGTCATCGGCTTCATCTCGGGGATCATCACCTTCATCCCCTATGTCGGCTCGCTGACCGGACTGGTGCTGGCGGCCGGCGTCGCCATCGTTCAGTTCTTCCCGGACTATTCGATGATCGGGTTGGTGATCGGCATCTTCGTCTTCGGCCAGTTCATCGAAGGCTACATTCTCTCGCCCAAGCTAGTCGGCGACAGCGTCGGGCTGCATCCGGTGTGGCTGATGTTCGCCCTTTTGGCCTTCGGTTACCTGCTCGGCTTCCTCGGCCTCCTGCTGGCGGTGCCGCTGGCGGCGGCGGTCGGCGTACTGATGCGCTTCGCCATCGAACGCTATCTCGACAGCCCGCTCTATACCGGCGAGGACGAGCCCTCCGGCGCGCCGCCCGCGCCGGTCGAGCCGGCGCCGCAGGCGCAGGCCCGTTGA
- a CDS encoding DnaA/Hda family protein, which produces MAARQLPLDLPHADSRTRDDFLPGPANEGALALIDAWPDWPSRLVALVGPEGSGKSHLAAIFAAETGAQVVPAAALDAAAVPALLASGALVVEDLGEGPVPEAALFHLMNLAGEQRAHVLVTARRAPAALAEAIATRDLASRLRAMPVVSLGAPDEELLAAVAVKLFADRQIVPDEALLNYLLPRVERSIAGLRDIVGELDREALARKRPLTRALASELLRSRAAGPESAPDAGSARPFMT; this is translated from the coding sequence ATGGCCGCCCGGCAGTTGCCGCTCGACCTGCCGCATGCCGACAGCCGGACGCGCGACGATTTCCTGCCCGGCCCGGCCAATGAGGGGGCGCTGGCGCTGATCGACGCCTGGCCGGACTGGCCGTCGCGCCTGGTCGCCCTCGTCGGGCCGGAGGGCTCGGGCAAGTCGCACCTTGCCGCCATCTTCGCGGCGGAGACCGGGGCGCAGGTCGTGCCCGCCGCCGCGCTCGATGCCGCCGCGGTGCCGGCGCTTCTCGCCTCGGGCGCCCTCGTCGTCGAGGATCTCGGCGAGGGGCCGGTGCCGGAGGCGGCGCTGTTCCATCTGATGAATCTCGCCGGCGAGCAGCGCGCCCATGTTCTGGTGACGGCGCGGCGCGCGCCCGCCGCGCTGGCGGAGGCGATCGCGACGCGCGACCTCGCCTCGCGGCTGCGGGCGATGCCCGTCGTCTCTCTGGGAGCACCGGACGAGGAATTGCTGGCGGCCGTGGCGGTGAAGCTGTTCGCCGACCGGCAGATCGTGCCCGACGAGGCGCTGCTGAACTATCTTCTGCCGCGCGTCGAGCGCTCCATAGCGGGCTTGCGCGACATCGTCGGCGAGCTCGACCGCGAGGCGCTGGCGCGCAAGCGGCCCTTGACGCGGGCACTTGCCTCGGAGCTTCTGCGCAGCCGCGCGGCAGGGCCGGAGTCGGCCCCCGACGCCGGCTCGGCACGCCCATTCATGACTTGA